The following coding sequences lie in one Candidatus Nitrospira allomarina genomic window:
- the lysA gene encoding diaminopimelate decarboxylase, which yields MHDFHYQGDGLFCEEVPIRHITEQVGTPCYIYSHRTLIRHFHAFDQAFSAIPHIVAFAMKANSNLTVLRLLAKEGCGADIVSGGELFRALTAGMAPNKIVFAGVGKSKEEIQYALKSDILMFNVESPGELQQINEVAGSMGLRAKVALRINPDIDPQTHPYISTGLKKSKFGIGADRALEEFDAAGNLPHIEVVGVHSHIGSQLTQVTPFVDALKKAIALIQTLQAKGVHIQYLNIGGGLGITYSDETPPHPKELAEAISPLLQSVSCQIIMEPGRSIVGNAGILVTKVLYNKESADKHFVIVDAAMNDLLRPSLYDAHHDIQPVLKKESSAVNTVDVVGPICESGDFLARDRKMPHSQPGDLLAVMSAGAYGFTMASNYNSRPRVPEVLVKGKDITVIRKRESYDDLIRGETISEAFSN from the coding sequence ATGCATGACTTTCACTACCAGGGGGACGGATTATTCTGTGAGGAGGTCCCCATTCGCCACATTACGGAACAGGTGGGTACTCCCTGTTACATTTATAGCCACCGGACATTGATTCGACATTTTCATGCTTTTGATCAAGCCTTCAGTGCCATTCCACATATCGTGGCCTTTGCCATGAAAGCCAATTCGAATCTGACCGTCTTGCGTCTCCTGGCCAAGGAAGGGTGTGGTGCAGACATCGTATCTGGTGGAGAACTTTTCCGGGCATTAACAGCCGGAATGGCACCCAACAAAATCGTCTTTGCCGGGGTCGGCAAATCCAAAGAAGAAATTCAATATGCATTAAAGTCTGATATTCTGATGTTCAATGTTGAATCTCCCGGTGAACTCCAGCAGATCAATGAGGTCGCTGGCTCCATGGGCCTTCGCGCCAAAGTGGCGTTACGCATCAATCCGGATATTGATCCACAAACCCATCCGTACATCTCTACCGGATTAAAAAAAAGCAAATTCGGAATTGGAGCGGACCGGGCACTTGAAGAATTTGATGCAGCTGGGAATCTTCCTCACATTGAAGTGGTAGGCGTTCATTCACATATTGGTTCCCAATTGACCCAGGTCACCCCATTTGTTGATGCCTTAAAAAAAGCTATCGCCTTAATTCAAACACTGCAAGCCAAAGGTGTCCACATTCAGTATCTCAACATAGGTGGAGGCCTTGGTATTACCTACTCGGACGAAACGCCTCCCCATCCCAAAGAGCTGGCTGAAGCTATTTCCCCGTTGCTACAATCCGTCTCATGCCAAATTATTATGGAACCGGGCCGGTCCATTGTTGGGAACGCGGGCATCTTGGTGACGAAAGTGCTGTATAACAAGGAAAGCGCGGACAAGCATTTTGTGATTGTTGATGCAGCAATGAATGATCTGTTACGACCAAGCTTATATGATGCCCACCACGATATTCAGCCGGTATTAAAAAAAGAGTCATCCGCAGTCAACACGGTTGATGTAGTTGGACCCATTTGTGAATCAGGAGACTTTTTAGCAAGAGATCGAAAAATGCCCCATTCTCAACCTGGGGATCTCCTGGCCGTCATGAGTGCCGGAGCGTATGGATTTACCATGGCTTCAAATTACAATTCCCGGCCACGCGTCCCCGAGGTGCTTGTGAAAGGGAAGGACATCACAGTCATTCGGAAACGAGAAAGCTACGATGACCTCATTCGAGGCGAAACCATTTCAGAAGCCTTCTCGAACTGA
- the dapA gene encoding 4-hydroxy-tetrahydrodipicolinate synthase, translated as MFSGSLVAIVTPFSKGNFDEKAMADLIESQISCGTHGIVPCGTTGESATLTPEEHERVVSFTVEVVNKRVPVIAGTGSNSTDEAITFTKHAKAVGADGALLITPYYNKPTQEGLFRHFSAIANAVNLPQILYNIPGRTSINMLPTTVSRLSEIQNIIGIKEGSGSLQQVSEIIQQSRPGFLVLSGDDPLTLPMIALGGKGVITVTANVAPTDMANMVNAALKGDYETARLLHYKLSPLFGALFLETNPIPVKAALSMMGKMSEEVRLPLTPLTAEFRPALQKALQQAGVL; from the coding sequence ATGTTCAGCGGTTCGTTAGTCGCTATTGTCACCCCATTCTCAAAGGGAAATTTTGATGAAAAGGCCATGGCCGATCTCATCGAATCCCAAATTTCTTGTGGGACCCATGGCATTGTACCTTGTGGGACGACAGGCGAATCAGCCACCTTGACCCCTGAAGAGCATGAACGGGTCGTTTCATTCACCGTGGAAGTGGTGAATAAGCGGGTTCCTGTCATTGCCGGAACAGGCTCAAACTCTACCGATGAAGCCATTACTTTTACAAAACATGCCAAAGCCGTGGGTGCCGATGGGGCTTTGCTCATCACGCCGTATTACAATAAGCCCACACAGGAAGGGCTTTTTCGTCATTTCTCCGCCATCGCCAATGCTGTTAACTTACCCCAGATTCTTTACAATATTCCAGGGCGGACCAGCATCAACATGTTGCCGACCACGGTGAGCCGCTTGTCGGAGATTCAGAATATTATTGGCATCAAGGAAGGCAGTGGATCTCTCCAACAGGTGTCCGAAATTATACAACAATCCCGACCTGGCTTCCTTGTGCTCTCAGGGGATGATCCCTTGACACTCCCTATGATCGCCCTTGGCGGGAAAGGCGTGATCACCGTCACCGCCAACGTCGCCCCGACCGATATGGCAAACATGGTGAACGCTGCATTAAAAGGTGACTACGAAACAGCTAGACTCCTTCACTACAAACTTTCTCCTTTATTTGGAGCATTATTTTTGGAGACTAATCCCATTCCTGTGAAAGCGGCTCTATCCATGATGGGAAAAATGTCAGAAGAAGTTCGACTGCCGCTTACCCCGCTAACTGCGGAATTTCGACCTGCACTCCAAAAAGCCTTGCAACAAGCCGGAGTGCTCTGA